A window of the Butyricimonas virosa genome harbors these coding sequences:
- a CDS encoding NADH-quinone oxidoreductase subunit A, protein MNLTLFVVVLITAILLVVIAMSIARAISPRTFNKQKGEAYECGVPTRGKSWMQFKAGYYLFAILFLMFDVETVFLYPWAVTVQDAGINGLLNVLFFMLILILGLAYAWKKGALEWK, encoded by the coding sequence ATGAATCTTACTTTATTCGTGGTTGTATTGATTACAGCCATTTTGCTGGTGGTTATCGCTATGAGCATCGCTCGGGCCATTTCTCCCCGTACCTTCAACAAACAGAAGGGAGAAGCCTACGAATGCGGTGTACCCACGCGAGGAAAATCATGGATGCAATTCAAGGCAGGATACTACCTGTTCGCCATCTTGTTTTTGATGTTCGACGTGGAAACCGTGTTTCTCTATCCTTGGGCGGTCACCGTTCAGGATGCCGGAATTAACGGTTTACTGAATGTATTATTTTTCATGCTGATCCTTATTCTGGGATTGGCTTACGCGTGGAAGAAAGGAGCGTTAGAATGGAAGTAA
- a CDS encoding NADH-quinone oxidoreductase subunit B, translating into MEVKIKSMKYEEFNDNEYLEQLRASGTNVIVGCLDDVINWGRSNSLWPLTFATSCCGIEFMAVGAARYDFSRFGFEVTRASPRQADFIMVAGTIVHKMAPVLKRLYDQMAEPKYVIAVGGCAISGGPFKNSYHVVKGVDSIIPVDVYIPGCPPRPEALLYGMIQLQRKVKVERFLGGKNHKEKENKE; encoded by the coding sequence ATGGAAGTAAAAATTAAATCCATGAAATATGAAGAGTTCAACGATAACGAATATCTTGAACAACTTCGGGCGTCCGGCACCAATGTTATCGTGGGATGCCTTGACGATGTTATCAACTGGGGACGCTCGAATTCCCTCTGGCCGCTTACCTTCGCGACAAGCTGTTGTGGTATTGAATTCATGGCAGTGGGAGCGGCACGTTACGATTTCTCCCGATTCGGGTTCGAGGTAACGCGAGCCAGTCCGCGCCAAGCCGACTTTATCATGGTGGCGGGGACCATCGTACACAAAATGGCCCCCGTGCTGAAACGTCTCTACGACCAGATGGCCGAACCCAAATACGTGATTGCCGTGGGGGGATGTGCCATTTCCGGTGGACCGTTCAAAAACTCTTACCACGTGGTGAAGGGGGTTGACTCCATCATTCCCGTTGACGTTTACATTCCCGGATGTCCTCCGCGACCGGAAGCCCTCCTGTATGGAATGATCCAACTGCAACGCAAGGTAAAAGTGGAACGTTTCCTCGGTGGCAAAAACCACAAGGAAAAAGAGAACAAAGAATAA